A DNA window from Paramormyrops kingsleyae isolate MSU_618 chromosome 10, PKINGS_0.4, whole genome shotgun sequence contains the following coding sequences:
- the LOC111836394 gene encoding diacylglycerol kinase delta isoform X5 — MAENLNPNVLYVRDPQEPLSSSGAERLAQAEAGEESSDSDGEQEETSHKLIRKVSTSGQIRAKKSIKEGFLLKQTSSFQRWKRRYFKLRGRTLYYAHDSKSLIFDEVDLSDASVAETSTKNVNNSFTVITPFSKLMLCAENRKEMEDWISALKSVQKWENYEASQFNMEHFSGMHNWYACSHARPTFCNVCREALSGVTSHGLSCEVCKFKAHKRCAVRSTNSCKWTTLASIGSDVIEDEDGVSMPHQWLEGNLPVSAKCVVCDRNCGSVRRLQDWRCLWCKAIVHNSCKDQMGKSCSLGQSKVSIIPPTAINSFDSDGFWEVTNPSCSSPLLVLVNSKSGDNQGVKFLRRFKQLLNPAQVFDLMNGGPQLGLRLFQKFVSFRILVCGGDGSVGWVLSELDKQGLHKQCRLGVLPLGTGNDLARVLGWGGLCDDDAQLLQILEKLERATTKMLDRWSVMTYEGPAKHCPLVAKDSETQDAPLQVQITQYADSVASHLSKILDSDQHSDVISSTKFLCGTVNDFVSEVGKAYERAAENREEADAMARKCTLLNDKLDALVKALNEEGNAQPVGAPPGQQGGDGELSNTATMPRGFRSREQLMLRANSLKKALRQIIEQAEKVVNEQKPSQEVNAVPRRKESSDNLKDMEPRTGRGTVSPTSAPAVLDKSESFSCAPAFEDPLPYSEKCVMNNYFGIGLDAKISLEFNNKRDEHPKKCSSRTKNMMWYGVLGTKELLQKTYKNLEQRVLLECDGVSMNLPSLQGLAVLNIPSYAGGINFWGGTKEDNNFGAPSFDDKKLEVVAVFGSMQMAVSRVIKLQHHRIAQCRQVKITILGDEGVPVQVDGEAWIQPPGIVRIIHKNRAQMLTRDRAFESTLRSWEDKRKCARPRLSSQQSMEYLTEEECAQVLQLAQVADALITRIREAAKTHKVVEQELAHPVNASASVLSEAFPSRPCSPEVLSRSTAVEVVNSTRVLHQETKALLDGNLLQMDPGQEEALFSTLESLSTELQKLADIHWICPIMHGIEESTVRGGSKSSMKMKIMPKVRRDRDKLHKQKSNSSLTAAWESKGGSCDTDPTGN, encoded by the exons AAAAGCATAAAGGAGGGCTTCCTGCTGAAGCAGACCAGCTCCTTCCAGAGGTGGAAGAGGAGGTACTTCAAGCTGCGAGGACGTACTTTGTACTACGCACACGACTCCAAG TCGCTGATCTTTGACGAGGTGGACCTTTCAGATGCCAGCGTGGCTGAAACCAGCACCAAGAATGTCAACAACAGTTTCACG GTCATCACTCCGTTCAGCAAGCTGATGCTGTGCGCGGAGAACAGAAAGGAAATGGAGGACTGGATCAGCGCTCTCAAGTCGGTGCAGAAGTGGGAAAATTATGAG GCTTCTCAGTTCAACATGGAGCACTTCTCTGGCATGCACAACTGGTACGCCTGCTCCCATGCTCGCCCGACCTTCTGCAATGTGTGTCGAGAGGCTCTCTCTGGGGTCACCTCCCACGGCCTGTCTTGTGAAG TGTGCAAGTTCAAAGCCCACAAGCGCTGTGCAGTGAGGTCCACCAACAGCTGCAAGTGGACCACACTGGCGTCCATCGGGAGTGACGTCATCGAGGACGAGGACGGG GTGTCCATGCCGCACCAGTGGCTAGAGGGCAACCTTCCAGTGAGCGCcaagtgtgtggtgtgtgaccGCAACTGCGGCAGCGTGCGACGACTGCAGGACTGGCGATGCCTCTGGTGCAAGGCTATA GTGCACAACAGCTGTAAGGATCAGATGGGAAAGAGTTGTTCCCTGGGCCAGTCCAAGGTCTCCATCATCCCACCAACCGCAATTAACAGCTTTGACTCAGACG GGTTCTGGGAAGTCACCAACCCATCCTGCTCCAGCCCTCTGTTGGTGCTGGTGAACTCCAAGAGTGGAGACAATCAGGGCGTGAAGTTCCTGCGCAGGTTCAAGCAGCTGCTCAACCCAGCACAGGTGTTTGATCTGATGAATGGAGGCCCGCAGCTGGG CCTGCGCCTCTTCCAGAAGTTTGTGAGCTTCCGGATCCTGGTGTGCGGGGGGGATGGCAGCGTTGGCTGGGTTTTGTCTGAGCTGGACAAGCAAGGGTTGCACAAGCAG TGCCGGCTGGGTGTCCTGCCGCTGGGCACTGGCAATGACCTGGCGCGGGTGCTGGGCTGGGGCGGGCTCTGTGACGACGACGCTCAGCTGCTGCAGATCCTGGAGAAGCTGGAGAGGGCCACCACCAAGATGCTGGACAG ATGGAGCGTGATGACGTATGAGGGGCCAGCCaaacactgccccctagtggcaaaGGACAGCGAGACTCAGGACGCCCCTCTTCAG GTCCAGATTACCCAGTATGCCGATTCAGTGGCCTCCCACCTGTCTAAGATCCTGGACTCGGACCAGCacagtgatgtcatttcctcaACTAA GTTTCTGTGTGGGACGGTGAACGACTTTGTGTCGGAGGTGGGCAAAGCGTATGAGAGAGCGGCGGAGAACAGGGAGGAGGCGGACGCCATGGCCAGGAAG TGTACCCTGCTCAATGACAAGCTGGACGCGCTGGTGAAGGCCCTGAATGAGGAGGGCAACGCTCAGCCTGTGGGCGCTCCgcctggccagcagggcggcgacgGGGAGCTCTCAAACACGGCCACCATGCCACGGGGCTTCCGCTCGAGAGAGCAGCTGATGCTGAGGGCCAACAGTCTGAAGAAAGCCCTGCGACAGATCATCGAGCAGGCCGAGAAAG TGGTGAATGAACAGAAGCCATCCCAGGAGGTAAACGCCGTCCCCAGGAGGAAGGAGAGCAGCGATAACCTGAAGGACATGGAGCCCC gtacagGCAGGGGCACTGTGAGCCCCACATCAGCTCCCGCCGTCCTGGACAAATCCGAGAGCTTCAGCTGTGCGCCAGCCTTTGAGGACCCGCT gccgtACTCTGAAAAGTGCGTGATGAACAACTACTTCGGCATCGGCCTGGACGCCAAGATCTCTCTGGAGTTCAACAACAAGCGGGACGAGCACCCCAAGAAGTGCAG CAGTCGCACTAAGAACATGATGTGGTACGGAGTGTTGGGGACCAAGGAGCTGCTGCAGAAGACCTACAAGAACCTGGAGCAACGCGTCCTGTTGGAG TGTGACGGCGTCTCCATGAACCTGCCCAGTCTTCAGGGCCTGGCCGTGCTCAACATCCCCAGCTACGCCGGGGGCATCAACTTCTGGGGAGGAACAAAGGAGGACAAC AACTTCGGAGCTCCGTCCTTCGACGACAAGAAGCTGGAGGTGGTGGCTGTGTTTGGCAGCATGCAGATGGCCGTCTCCCGCGTCATTAAGCTGCAGCACCACCGTATTGCACAG TGTCGGCAGGTGAAGATCACCATCCTAGGTGACGAGGGCGTCCCCGTGCAGGTGGACGGAGAAGCATGGATCCAGCCACCTGGCATTGTCAGGATCATCCACAAGAACCGGGCCCAGATGCTGACCCGAGATCGG GCTTTTGAAAGCACCCTGAGGTCCTGGGAGGATAAGCGGAAGTGTGCGCGGCCTCGCCTGAGCTCCCAGCAGTCCATGGAGTACCTGACGGAGGAGGAGTGCGCCCAGGTGCTGCAGCTGGCCCAGGTGGCCGACGCCCTCATCACCAG GATCCGGGAGGCAGCCAAGACGCACAAGGTGGTGGAGCAGGAACTGGCCCATCCGGTGAATGCCAGTGCATCAGTGCTCAGCGAGGCCTTCCCGAGCCGCCCCTGCAGCCCCGAG GTGCTGAGTCGCTCCACAGCCGTGGAGGTGGTGAACAGCACCAGAGTCCTGCATCAGGAGACCAAGGCCCTGCTGGATGGGAACCTGCTG CAGATGGATCCTGGCCAGGAGGAGGCGCTGTTCTCTACACTCGAGAGCCTGAGCACCGAACTACAGAAGCTAGCCGACATCCACTGGATTTGTCCCATCATGCATGGCATCGAGGAG agcaCGGTGAGGGGGGGCAGCAAGAGCAGCATGAAGATGAAGATCATGCCGAAGGTGAGGAGGGACCGGGATAAACTGCACAAGCAGAAATCCAACAGCTCGCTGACAG CAGCGTGGGAATCCAAAGGTGGATCATGTGACACAGACCCCACTGGGAACTAA
- the LOC111836394 gene encoding diacylglycerol kinase delta isoform X4 has translation MAENLNPNVLYVRDPQEPLSSSGAERLAQAEAGEESSDSDGEQEETSHKLIRKVSTSGQIRAKKSIKEGFLLKQTSSFQRWKRRYFKLRGRTLYYAHDSKSLIFDEVDLSDASVAETSTKNVNNSFTVITPFSKLMLCAENRKEMEDWISALKSVQKWENYEASQFNMEHFSGMHNWYACSHARPTFCNVCREALSGVTSHGLSCEVCKFKAHKRCAVRSTNSCKWTTLASIGSDVIEDEDGQVSMPHQWLEGNLPVSAKCVVCDRNCGSVRRLQDWRCLWCKAIVHNSCKDQMGKSCSLGQSKVSIIPPTAINSFDSDGFWEVTNPSCSSPLLVLVNSKSGDNQGVKFLRRFKQLLNPAQVFDLMNGGPQLGLRLFQKFVSFRILVCGGDGSVGWVLSELDKQGLHKQCRLGVLPLGTGNDLARVLGWGGLCDDDAQLLQILEKLERATTKMLDRWSVMTYEGPAKHCPLVAKDSETQDAPLQVQITQYADSVASHLSKILDSDQHSDVISSTKFLCGTVNDFVSEVGKAYERAAENREEADAMARKCTLLNDKLDALVKALNEEGNAQPVGAPPGQQGGDGELSNTATMPRGFRSREQLMLRANSLKKALRQIIEQAEKVVNEQKPSQEVNAVPRRKESSDNLKDMEPRTGRGTVSPTSAPAVLDKSESFSCAPAFEDPLPYSEKCVMNNYFGIGLDAKISLEFNNKRDEHPKKCSSRTKNMMWYGVLGTKELLQKTYKNLEQRVLLECDGVSMNLPSLQGLAVLNIPSYAGGINFWGGTKEDNNFGAPSFDDKKLEVVAVFGSMQMAVSRVIKLQHHRIAQCRQVKITILGDEGVPVQVDGEAWIQPPGIVRIIHKNRAQMLTRDRAFESTLRSWEDKRKCARPRLSSQQSMEYLTEEECAQVLQLAQVADALITRIREAAKTHKVVEQELAHPVNASASVLSEAFPSRPCSPEVLSRSTAVEVVNSTRVLHQETKALLDGNLLQMDPGQEEALFSTLESLSTELQKLADIHWICPIMHGIEESTVRGGSKSSMKMKIMPKVRRDRDKLHKQKSNSSLTAAWESKGGSCDTDPTGN, from the exons AAAAGCATAAAGGAGGGCTTCCTGCTGAAGCAGACCAGCTCCTTCCAGAGGTGGAAGAGGAGGTACTTCAAGCTGCGAGGACGTACTTTGTACTACGCACACGACTCCAAG TCGCTGATCTTTGACGAGGTGGACCTTTCAGATGCCAGCGTGGCTGAAACCAGCACCAAGAATGTCAACAACAGTTTCACG GTCATCACTCCGTTCAGCAAGCTGATGCTGTGCGCGGAGAACAGAAAGGAAATGGAGGACTGGATCAGCGCTCTCAAGTCGGTGCAGAAGTGGGAAAATTATGAG GCTTCTCAGTTCAACATGGAGCACTTCTCTGGCATGCACAACTGGTACGCCTGCTCCCATGCTCGCCCGACCTTCTGCAATGTGTGTCGAGAGGCTCTCTCTGGGGTCACCTCCCACGGCCTGTCTTGTGAAG TGTGCAAGTTCAAAGCCCACAAGCGCTGTGCAGTGAGGTCCACCAACAGCTGCAAGTGGACCACACTGGCGTCCATCGGGAGTGACGTCATCGAGGACGAGGACGGG CAGGTGTCCATGCCGCACCAGTGGCTAGAGGGCAACCTTCCAGTGAGCGCcaagtgtgtggtgtgtgaccGCAACTGCGGCAGCGTGCGACGACTGCAGGACTGGCGATGCCTCTGGTGCAAGGCTATA GTGCACAACAGCTGTAAGGATCAGATGGGAAAGAGTTGTTCCCTGGGCCAGTCCAAGGTCTCCATCATCCCACCAACCGCAATTAACAGCTTTGACTCAGACG GGTTCTGGGAAGTCACCAACCCATCCTGCTCCAGCCCTCTGTTGGTGCTGGTGAACTCCAAGAGTGGAGACAATCAGGGCGTGAAGTTCCTGCGCAGGTTCAAGCAGCTGCTCAACCCAGCACAGGTGTTTGATCTGATGAATGGAGGCCCGCAGCTGGG CCTGCGCCTCTTCCAGAAGTTTGTGAGCTTCCGGATCCTGGTGTGCGGGGGGGATGGCAGCGTTGGCTGGGTTTTGTCTGAGCTGGACAAGCAAGGGTTGCACAAGCAG TGCCGGCTGGGTGTCCTGCCGCTGGGCACTGGCAATGACCTGGCGCGGGTGCTGGGCTGGGGCGGGCTCTGTGACGACGACGCTCAGCTGCTGCAGATCCTGGAGAAGCTGGAGAGGGCCACCACCAAGATGCTGGACAG ATGGAGCGTGATGACGTATGAGGGGCCAGCCaaacactgccccctagtggcaaaGGACAGCGAGACTCAGGACGCCCCTCTTCAG GTCCAGATTACCCAGTATGCCGATTCAGTGGCCTCCCACCTGTCTAAGATCCTGGACTCGGACCAGCacagtgatgtcatttcctcaACTAA GTTTCTGTGTGGGACGGTGAACGACTTTGTGTCGGAGGTGGGCAAAGCGTATGAGAGAGCGGCGGAGAACAGGGAGGAGGCGGACGCCATGGCCAGGAAG TGTACCCTGCTCAATGACAAGCTGGACGCGCTGGTGAAGGCCCTGAATGAGGAGGGCAACGCTCAGCCTGTGGGCGCTCCgcctggccagcagggcggcgacgGGGAGCTCTCAAACACGGCCACCATGCCACGGGGCTTCCGCTCGAGAGAGCAGCTGATGCTGAGGGCCAACAGTCTGAAGAAAGCCCTGCGACAGATCATCGAGCAGGCCGAGAAAG TGGTGAATGAACAGAAGCCATCCCAGGAGGTAAACGCCGTCCCCAGGAGGAAGGAGAGCAGCGATAACCTGAAGGACATGGAGCCCC gtacagGCAGGGGCACTGTGAGCCCCACATCAGCTCCCGCCGTCCTGGACAAATCCGAGAGCTTCAGCTGTGCGCCAGCCTTTGAGGACCCGCT gccgtACTCTGAAAAGTGCGTGATGAACAACTACTTCGGCATCGGCCTGGACGCCAAGATCTCTCTGGAGTTCAACAACAAGCGGGACGAGCACCCCAAGAAGTGCAG CAGTCGCACTAAGAACATGATGTGGTACGGAGTGTTGGGGACCAAGGAGCTGCTGCAGAAGACCTACAAGAACCTGGAGCAACGCGTCCTGTTGGAG TGTGACGGCGTCTCCATGAACCTGCCCAGTCTTCAGGGCCTGGCCGTGCTCAACATCCCCAGCTACGCCGGGGGCATCAACTTCTGGGGAGGAACAAAGGAGGACAAC AACTTCGGAGCTCCGTCCTTCGACGACAAGAAGCTGGAGGTGGTGGCTGTGTTTGGCAGCATGCAGATGGCCGTCTCCCGCGTCATTAAGCTGCAGCACCACCGTATTGCACAG TGTCGGCAGGTGAAGATCACCATCCTAGGTGACGAGGGCGTCCCCGTGCAGGTGGACGGAGAAGCATGGATCCAGCCACCTGGCATTGTCAGGATCATCCACAAGAACCGGGCCCAGATGCTGACCCGAGATCGG GCTTTTGAAAGCACCCTGAGGTCCTGGGAGGATAAGCGGAAGTGTGCGCGGCCTCGCCTGAGCTCCCAGCAGTCCATGGAGTACCTGACGGAGGAGGAGTGCGCCCAGGTGCTGCAGCTGGCCCAGGTGGCCGACGCCCTCATCACCAG GATCCGGGAGGCAGCCAAGACGCACAAGGTGGTGGAGCAGGAACTGGCCCATCCGGTGAATGCCAGTGCATCAGTGCTCAGCGAGGCCTTCCCGAGCCGCCCCTGCAGCCCCGAG GTGCTGAGTCGCTCCACAGCCGTGGAGGTGGTGAACAGCACCAGAGTCCTGCATCAGGAGACCAAGGCCCTGCTGGATGGGAACCTGCTG CAGATGGATCCTGGCCAGGAGGAGGCGCTGTTCTCTACACTCGAGAGCCTGAGCACCGAACTACAGAAGCTAGCCGACATCCACTGGATTTGTCCCATCATGCATGGCATCGAGGAG agcaCGGTGAGGGGGGGCAGCAAGAGCAGCATGAAGATGAAGATCATGCCGAAGGTGAGGAGGGACCGGGATAAACTGCACAAGCAGAAATCCAACAGCTCGCTGACAG CAGCGTGGGAATCCAAAGGTGGATCATGTGACACAGACCCCACTGGGAACTAA
- the LOC111836394 gene encoding diacylglycerol kinase delta isoform X3, with protein MPRLCPSTYCCLVPLLSQTDPPAESPPPEQCLGGRATRPQADTQKSIKEGFLLKQTSSFQRWKRRYFKLRGRTLYYAHDSKSLIFDEVDLSDASVAETSTKNVNNSFTVITPFSKLMLCAENRKEMEDWISALKSVQKWENYEASQFNMEHFSGMHNWYACSHARPTFCNVCREALSGVTSHGLSCEVCKFKAHKRCAVRSTNSCKWTTLASIGSDVIEDEDGQVSMPHQWLEGNLPVSAKCVVCDRNCGSVRRLQDWRCLWCKAIVHNSCKDQMGKSCSLGQSKVSIIPPTAINSFDSDGFWEVTNPSCSSPLLVLVNSKSGDNQGVKFLRRFKQLLNPAQVFDLMNGGPQLGLRLFQKFVSFRILVCGGDGSVGWVLSELDKQGLHKQCRLGVLPLGTGNDLARVLGWGGLCDDDAQLLQILEKLERATTKMLDRWSVMTYEGPAKHCPLVAKDSETQDAPLQVQITQYADSVASHLSKILDSDQHSDVISSTKFLCGTVNDFVSEVGKAYERAAENREEADAMARKCTLLNDKLDALVKALNEEGNAQPVGAPPGQQGGDGELSNTATMPRGFRSREQLMLRANSLKKALRQIIEQAEKVVNEQKPSQEVNAVPRRKESSDNLKDMEPRTGRGTVSPTSAPAVLDKSESFSCAPAFEDPLPYSEKCVMNNYFGIGLDAKISLEFNNKRDEHPKKCSSRTKNMMWYGVLGTKELLQKTYKNLEQRVLLECDGVSMNLPSLQGLAVLNIPSYAGGINFWGGTKEDNNFGAPSFDDKKLEVVAVFGSMQMAVSRVIKLQHHRIAQCRQVKITILGDEGVPVQVDGEAWIQPPGIVRIIHKNRAQMLTRDRAFESTLRSWEDKRKCARPRLSSQQSMEYLTEEECAQVLQLAQVADALITRIREAAKTHKVVEQELAHPVNASASVLSEAFPSRPCSPEVLSRSTAVEVVNSTRVLHQETKALLDGNLLQMDPGQEEALFSTLESLSTELQKLADIHWICPIMHGIEESTVRGGSKSSMKMKIMPKVRRDRDKLHKQKSNSSLTAWESKGGSCDTDPTGN; from the exons ATGCCGCGGCTCTGCCCCTCCACTTACTGCTGCCTGGTGCCGCTGCTCTCCCAGACGGACCCCCCAGCGGAAAGCCCTCCGCCGGAGCAGTGCCTGGGGGGCAGGGCTACTCGACCCCAGGCTGACACTCAG AAAAGCATAAAGGAGGGCTTCCTGCTGAAGCAGACCAGCTCCTTCCAGAGGTGGAAGAGGAGGTACTTCAAGCTGCGAGGACGTACTTTGTACTACGCACACGACTCCAAG TCGCTGATCTTTGACGAGGTGGACCTTTCAGATGCCAGCGTGGCTGAAACCAGCACCAAGAATGTCAACAACAGTTTCACG GTCATCACTCCGTTCAGCAAGCTGATGCTGTGCGCGGAGAACAGAAAGGAAATGGAGGACTGGATCAGCGCTCTCAAGTCGGTGCAGAAGTGGGAAAATTATGAG GCTTCTCAGTTCAACATGGAGCACTTCTCTGGCATGCACAACTGGTACGCCTGCTCCCATGCTCGCCCGACCTTCTGCAATGTGTGTCGAGAGGCTCTCTCTGGGGTCACCTCCCACGGCCTGTCTTGTGAAG TGTGCAAGTTCAAAGCCCACAAGCGCTGTGCAGTGAGGTCCACCAACAGCTGCAAGTGGACCACACTGGCGTCCATCGGGAGTGACGTCATCGAGGACGAGGACGGG CAGGTGTCCATGCCGCACCAGTGGCTAGAGGGCAACCTTCCAGTGAGCGCcaagtgtgtggtgtgtgaccGCAACTGCGGCAGCGTGCGACGACTGCAGGACTGGCGATGCCTCTGGTGCAAGGCTATA GTGCACAACAGCTGTAAGGATCAGATGGGAAAGAGTTGTTCCCTGGGCCAGTCCAAGGTCTCCATCATCCCACCAACCGCAATTAACAGCTTTGACTCAGACG GGTTCTGGGAAGTCACCAACCCATCCTGCTCCAGCCCTCTGTTGGTGCTGGTGAACTCCAAGAGTGGAGACAATCAGGGCGTGAAGTTCCTGCGCAGGTTCAAGCAGCTGCTCAACCCAGCACAGGTGTTTGATCTGATGAATGGAGGCCCGCAGCTGGG CCTGCGCCTCTTCCAGAAGTTTGTGAGCTTCCGGATCCTGGTGTGCGGGGGGGATGGCAGCGTTGGCTGGGTTTTGTCTGAGCTGGACAAGCAAGGGTTGCACAAGCAG TGCCGGCTGGGTGTCCTGCCGCTGGGCACTGGCAATGACCTGGCGCGGGTGCTGGGCTGGGGCGGGCTCTGTGACGACGACGCTCAGCTGCTGCAGATCCTGGAGAAGCTGGAGAGGGCCACCACCAAGATGCTGGACAG ATGGAGCGTGATGACGTATGAGGGGCCAGCCaaacactgccccctagtggcaaaGGACAGCGAGACTCAGGACGCCCCTCTTCAG GTCCAGATTACCCAGTATGCCGATTCAGTGGCCTCCCACCTGTCTAAGATCCTGGACTCGGACCAGCacagtgatgtcatttcctcaACTAA GTTTCTGTGTGGGACGGTGAACGACTTTGTGTCGGAGGTGGGCAAAGCGTATGAGAGAGCGGCGGAGAACAGGGAGGAGGCGGACGCCATGGCCAGGAAG TGTACCCTGCTCAATGACAAGCTGGACGCGCTGGTGAAGGCCCTGAATGAGGAGGGCAACGCTCAGCCTGTGGGCGCTCCgcctggccagcagggcggcgacgGGGAGCTCTCAAACACGGCCACCATGCCACGGGGCTTCCGCTCGAGAGAGCAGCTGATGCTGAGGGCCAACAGTCTGAAGAAAGCCCTGCGACAGATCATCGAGCAGGCCGAGAAAG TGGTGAATGAACAGAAGCCATCCCAGGAGGTAAACGCCGTCCCCAGGAGGAAGGAGAGCAGCGATAACCTGAAGGACATGGAGCCCC gtacagGCAGGGGCACTGTGAGCCCCACATCAGCTCCCGCCGTCCTGGACAAATCCGAGAGCTTCAGCTGTGCGCCAGCCTTTGAGGACCCGCT gccgtACTCTGAAAAGTGCGTGATGAACAACTACTTCGGCATCGGCCTGGACGCCAAGATCTCTCTGGAGTTCAACAACAAGCGGGACGAGCACCCCAAGAAGTGCAG CAGTCGCACTAAGAACATGATGTGGTACGGAGTGTTGGGGACCAAGGAGCTGCTGCAGAAGACCTACAAGAACCTGGAGCAACGCGTCCTGTTGGAG TGTGACGGCGTCTCCATGAACCTGCCCAGTCTTCAGGGCCTGGCCGTGCTCAACATCCCCAGCTACGCCGGGGGCATCAACTTCTGGGGAGGAACAAAGGAGGACAAC AACTTCGGAGCTCCGTCCTTCGACGACAAGAAGCTGGAGGTGGTGGCTGTGTTTGGCAGCATGCAGATGGCCGTCTCCCGCGTCATTAAGCTGCAGCACCACCGTATTGCACAG TGTCGGCAGGTGAAGATCACCATCCTAGGTGACGAGGGCGTCCCCGTGCAGGTGGACGGAGAAGCATGGATCCAGCCACCTGGCATTGTCAGGATCATCCACAAGAACCGGGCCCAGATGCTGACCCGAGATCGG GCTTTTGAAAGCACCCTGAGGTCCTGGGAGGATAAGCGGAAGTGTGCGCGGCCTCGCCTGAGCTCCCAGCAGTCCATGGAGTACCTGACGGAGGAGGAGTGCGCCCAGGTGCTGCAGCTGGCCCAGGTGGCCGACGCCCTCATCACCAG GATCCGGGAGGCAGCCAAGACGCACAAGGTGGTGGAGCAGGAACTGGCCCATCCGGTGAATGCCAGTGCATCAGTGCTCAGCGAGGCCTTCCCGAGCCGCCCCTGCAGCCCCGAG GTGCTGAGTCGCTCCACAGCCGTGGAGGTGGTGAACAGCACCAGAGTCCTGCATCAGGAGACCAAGGCCCTGCTGGATGGGAACCTGCTG CAGATGGATCCTGGCCAGGAGGAGGCGCTGTTCTCTACACTCGAGAGCCTGAGCACCGAACTACAGAAGCTAGCCGACATCCACTGGATTTGTCCCATCATGCATGGCATCGAGGAG agcaCGGTGAGGGGGGGCAGCAAGAGCAGCATGAAGATGAAGATCATGCCGAAGGTGAGGAGGGACCGGGATAAACTGCACAAGCAGAAATCCAACAGCTCGCTGACAG CGTGGGAATCCAAAGGTGGATCATGTGACACAGACCCCACTGGGAACTAA